In Halodesulfovibrio marinisediminis DSM 17456, the sequence TCGTATTTGAAACCTTCTCAAGAGCTTCTGCGAAAGATAACTTCTTGGTACGGCACAACTTAAGTGCATCGCTTTGCAGATTTTCTGCAGACTTACCCGTCTTACTGCTATACGACTTGAAAAATTCAGAAACTTCTTTGTTGAACTGCGCCGACTGCTCTGAGTAATTTTGCTTCACATAAGAATTAACAGAATCTACAACACTCATAGGATCCCCCAAATATTTAATGAAATAACAAACCTGTCACACTAAGCCATTGCTGGTGTGCCACCCACAATTGTGGCCATGGACTCGTTTCCTTTATCAACAATCTGTTTCACCGATTTGAGAGTGTCATTCAGAACATCCATCATCTTGTTAATATGATCTAGTTCCTGTTCATCCATGGCTCTCAGTTTCTCAAGAAGCGCATCAATTTTAATAGTCTTGATCTGAGCAAGGGCGGCTTCATATTTCTGCACACTATCCGCAATGCCGAGGGAACCGGAACTAACAGATACCGCCCCCTGCGCAAGGTTAGTCCACTTGCTTGCATTATGAAGTGCTACCATTGCTCTTTTCAAAACGCTTGCAACCCTAGACGCAGTGGATGCAACCTTACTAGCTGTTGCCGCAGTCTGACTTGCAACCTTCGCAGCATTTGCACCTACCGTTGCTGCTGTTGAAGCTGCACGTGAAGCAATAACCCCTGCGGCACCAGCGCCAATACTTGCCGCAAGCATTGCAACCCCAACTAAAACCGGACCAAGAATATTAGCGATTTTGTCTGGAACGCCGCATTCTTTAAGGAGTGCTGTTAGCCCAGCCCCAAGAGAGACCTTCCCTCCTGAAGCTTCAGATGCAATTTCATTACAAAGGGCAATTCCAGCAACAACCCCCATAACAACGGCGCTTGCCGCCCCGCCTGTCGCAACAACTGCTGCTGCCGCAACAACAGCTCCAAGGATGATTCCTATCCACTTAAGCGCTTTCAACCAACCAGAAACTTTACTCTTTTTTGCAGCTTTCTCCAGCTCTTTCACACGCTTTTCGAGAAGCTCCATTCGATTTTTCGAACTGGACTTAACCTGATCGATCGACCCTTTAATACCTTGGCGTCTCTCCTTTTCAGAAATAGAATCAACTAAGGTCTCCAAACTTACACCTGCCAAGCCTTTTACTGGCACTGGCAACGGTGGCTTAGATTGTACAGTTTTAGAAGTATCTGACGGAATCGACGCTTCAACCTGACGAGGAGCACCTTTTTTTGAATGCTCACCAGCCGCTACTCCATCCACACCAGGAGTGTAACCCGGAGCCACACTAGGATTAGGTAATCTATCTATCGCCATAGACTTACTCTCCAACAGATTGCATTTGCTCAAGCGTAGCTTGTGCTCGAGCTACATACGCATCAAGATCTTGATCACTTTCTGCGGCAAGTTCTACGCCAGCTTCAAGTGCAAGCTTTGCAGCTTCAAAATTTCCCACTTTGTACAAGCAAGTACCACCAAACAAAGAAATAATCGGGTTTTCCGGCTCAAGAAAACCAGCCATTGCATACGCTTCTATTGCAATGTCCAAGGCTTCAAGTTCTTGCGCACAACCTGCAAGACCAAGCCAGAAACGAGATTCAAGATGATTCATCAACGTAAGCAACTTAAACACTTCAAAGGCGTCTTTATAGTTACCCGCCATATACTTTTCGTATGCAAATGCATATGTGTGTTCCATATCATCTTCGCTAATCCCTTGCAGTTCTGAGAGAACAGCTCCATCTTCGAGTACAGCTTTTAAAGCTTTTGCTAACAATTCATCCTGTTCTTCAACCATCGTCTGCTCTTCAATCATAGTCGACATATGCTTCTCCTAACGTGTCAAAATTGTGTTTAAAGTCTGCTTGCCATCACTGATGGCCTTATGAGCGCCCTGAAGAAAGTTATTATACTGCCCCATAAAATCCTGAAGACGAATCATTTGAGTCTGGGTATCTGTGCCAAGGCTTTCGATTTTTGTATCAATTCTTGCAATCGCCGCTTTGATGTCTTCTTTCTTCATCTTGATTACATCATTTGGACTATGCCCAGATCTCTTTATCCAATACAAAACCAACTTTTCGCCTTTCGCCTTATCACCCAACGTTGGAAGCTTAAGGCCGTTCTCTTTCATCCAATCTTTTAATGACCTCGTTTTACCGAAAGAATCCTTAAAAGTTGTCGAATTTACATCTACGGCTTCATCATCGCCTGCATCTGAAAGCTTGCCTTGAAGGGCCTGCTTGGCAGCATAGGCATCTTTTAATCTCGACTGCCTTCTTTTGATCGTTTCCATCATATCTTTTGCTTTTGTTTTGGCATTTTCAGAAGCCAACATCTGCAATTCGGCAAACATTCTGCTCAAGCTTTTACCACCAACAACATCAGCACCGACTCCTGCAGGGCCACCTGCTTTATCAAAATGAATAGACATGTGTACTCCGTATTTTTACCTGCCCCCCCGACATAATCATTGAAATAATACTTTAGAGTCAGGTATGAAGTTTGTATTGTAGGATAATATTATCGTGATAAAATTGCGTTCAGAGTCTGCTTACCATCACCAGTGGTCCTATGCGCACCCTGTAAGTAGTTATTATACTGCCCCATAAAGTCTTGAAGGCGAATCATCTGGGACTGAGTATCTGTACTCAAGCTTTCAATGTGGGTAGTAATTCTTGGAATAGCAGCCTTAATGTCATCGTTAGTCAAAAACACATCAGTTGTTTTTATGCCAACCAACTTTTGTATGCCTAAAAAGATATTCTTATTCATATGCGTTTTTTTAGCCGCCTCATCCGCTCTCTCACCCGACGATGAAACCTTATAGCCATGATCCTTCATCCAATCTTTTAACAGCCTTTTTTTACCTGTAGAATCAGTAAACGTTTTGGTATTAATATTTACAGGCTTATAATCTGCCGAAGGACGCAGCTCTTTGAGCAAGTTTTTAACAATGTATGAATCTTTTAAGTCGGTCTGTCTTTTTTTTATCGCATCCATTAACTCTGTTGCTTTTGTTTTGGCATTATCAGAAGCTAGCATCTGCAACTCAGCAAACATTCGGCTCAAGCTTTTACCACCAACAACATCGCCACCTACCCCAGAAGGACCACCAACCTTATCAAACTGAATAGACATATTCCGCTCCAAAGACTGTATAATGAATTAATCTGAAAAATTTAAAAAAGTTAAATTAAAGCCGATAGGTCAAAAACTTACTCATGAGGAAGAGTTAACAGCTACTCTTCTAACGTGATAAAATTGCATTCAAGGTCTGTTTGCCATCACCGATAGACTTATGTGCTCCCTGAAGGAAGTTGTTGTATTGTCCCATAAAGTCCTGAAGGCGAATCATCTGCGTCTGAGTATCTGTTCCCAGACTTTCAATATGGGTATCAATCCTTGCGATGGCGGCTTTAATATCGTCTTTACTCAGTTTCGACTTTGGATTAGCAACGCCATTATTCTCCATCCACTTATTTAATGACATGGCATTGCCTCTAGCGTCCTTATAAGACTCGCGATATGTGTAAATGCCGTACGTTGCCCTATCTTTCGCACTTTGAAGAGCCTTCTTACAAGCATACGCATCTTTAAGCCTTGTCTGCTTCGTCTTAATCGTATCCATCAGATCTGTTGCTTTTGTTTTGGCATTATCAGAAGCCATCATCTGCAATTCAGCAAACATTCTACTTAAGCTTTTGCCACCGACAACATCCCCACCAATTCCTGAGAGACCATTTGTTTTATCAAACTGAATTGACATTTTTCGCTCCAAATACGACACACTGACTTAATCAAAAAACTCGACACATACAGGTCAAAAGCTTACTCACAAGCAAAGCTAACTATCCCCCCTTACTCATGAGTAAGATTAAACACCTGCTCTTCTACCGTGATAAAATTGCATTCAAAGTCTGTTTGCCATCACCAATAGATTTGTGCGCACCCTGAAGGAAGTTGTTGTATTGTCCCATAAAGTCCTGAAGGCGAATCATCTGAGTCTGGGTATCCGTACCCAAGCTCTCAATATGGGTATTAATCCTTGCAATAGCCGCTTTCACCTCATCTTTATTCAGCTTCGTCCCGGGATTACTAATGCCATTCTTCTTCATACCTTCTTTTAATTTTACGGTCTTACCGCTAGCATCCTTATAAGTCGTGCTATTTGTGTTCACACCATCCTTCTTACCCTGAAGAGCCTGTTTACAAGCATACGCATCTTTAAGCTTTTTCTGCTTTGTTCTGATAGTATCCATCAAATCTGTTGCCTTCTTTTTGGCATTATCAGAAGCCAACATCTGCAGTTCAGCGAACATTCGGCTTAAGCTTTTACCACCAACAACATCCCCACCAACACCTGAAAGACCACTTGCTGAATTAAAATGAACAGACATTTTTTACTCCATACATTGTAATAGGTTGACTCTATTTTAAGCTAACAAGATGCATTATACACGCATCATCCCTCGACGATTCATCGGAGCCTTTGCAGAAGAAACTGGTTCAACTACTCGCACATTTTCTGCACCCGCACGCTCCGCTTCTCGCTGACAGTTTTTCATTGCTTCTTGAACTTCAGCAGGGGCAGCAGCCAGCGCCTCTTCGTACGTAGCAAATTCACTCTGCCCCAAAATTGATGTAAGTTCCTCGCGCTGCTCATTCAGTGCCTCAAGCTGCTCTTCAAGCATGTCTACTTCATTAAGTAGGTTCTCAATATTCATAAAAAATCTCCTTACCTTTAGATCAAAACAGTACTTTCAATTAAGCACAAAACATGCCAACTCATAACCAACTAAAATACAAAGTCTTTTTTAAAAAAGCACTGTTGCCAGCTTCTGCAACTTTTTTTGGCACTTGGCAAAAGTCTTGGTACTCGGCACGCAAATTTGTCCAGCCTGAACGCCTCGTTGAAAGTTTTACCTATTGTTAAAAAACCACTAAAACGCCCCGCCTCATTCACAAACAACTACAAGTTATTCTTCACGCATATCTGTTCATGAATGTATAAAACGGGTTCCGCCCTAACGTGATAAAATTGCGTTCAAAGTTTGTTTTCCATCGCCGATAGCTTTGTGGGCACCCTGAAGAAAGTTGTTGTATTGCCCCATAAAGTCCTGAAGACGAATCATTTGTGTCTGGGTATCTGTGCCCAAACTTTCAATATGGGTATTAATCCTTGCAATTGCTGCTTTAACATCGTCTTTCTTCATAACTAGCTTCGGATTCTTAATGCCATTTTGCGGCATCCAGAGCCAAGCATTCGTCAATTTGCCTGATGAATCTTTAAAATTCGCGTGTAATGGTGATACGGTCTTATCATCATTATCCGACTTCGACTGAAGCTCCTGAAGAGCCTGTTTACAAGCGTAGGCATCTTTTAATCTGGTTTGTTTTGTTTTGATTGTATCCATCAAGTCTTTTGCTTTTCTTTTAGCGTTGTCAGAAGCCATCATCTGCAACTCAGCAAACATTCTGCTTAAGCTTTTGCCACCAACAACATCATTACCAACACCTGAAAGACCACCCATTTTATCAACGTTCATAGACATAATTCACTCCGTATATTGTTCCCTTTTTCCTTACTCCCCAAAATAACTATACAGTAACAGAACGCACCTTGGGACTTTAACGGAAAGATCAGGTAACTACTCACTCATATCCAGCACAGAGCATTCTGCTTCTTGCTGACTACTTTTCATTGCTTCTTGAACTTCCGCAGGTGCAGCAGCTAACGCCTCTTCATAGGTCGCAAATTCACTCTGTCCCAAAACCGATGAAAGCTCCTCATGCTGTTCATTAAGCGCCTGAAGCTGCTCTTCAAGAGAATCAACTTCACTAATCAACTTCTCAATATTCATAAGAAAATCCCTTCTAATTGAATTTTTAATCGTTACACCTGACTAAGCACAACGCGTGCCAAAACTTAACATGCTAGAAAAAAAGAGCTTTTTTCAAAAAAACCTAAAAAGCTCAACTTGCAACTTTTTAGGCACATAGCAAAAATGTTGGCACTCACCGCAATGATTCTGCCTGCTTAAGAGCCCCTTCTTGCGTTTCAAATATTGTTAGCAACGCATTAAACCCAGACACCTCAAAAATATCCTTCACAAACGAAGATAAATTACAAAAAAACAGCTGGGTACCGTATCTCCTGCTCTGCTTCACCATTAAAAGCAACGTGCGAAGCCCAGCAGAGCTTAAGTACTCGACACCTTCCATATCAATCACGACAGCTATTCTGTCTGAAAGAATATGATGCGCTAGATTTTTTTCGAGTATTGACCCCGACACAACATCCAAATGGCCTGAAAGGTGCATAAGAAGGGATGTCCCAACAACTTCTTCCGTAATTTTTATTCTATTTTCTTCATTCATGGGCAGTCATCAAAATTACTTTGTCTCTAAAAAAGAAATCGCATCCTGAACCGACTCTTCAACATGCAAGATAGACAAAAAGCCTGATATCTTAAAAACATCGTATATAGTTGAAGAGAGATTGCAGAAAATGATTTCGCCCCGCTGCATTTTAACTTTTTTCATGAGCATCAAAATAGAACGCAGCCCTGCTGAACTGATATAACTTACATTTTCAAAATTAATTACAGTCTTAGAGCCATCATACTCTATGTGTTCAATGCATAACACTTCAAATTGCTGTGCAGTACTTGCATCAAGACTTCCTTCTGCATGCAATATTCCTATTGATTCTACTTTATCAAATGCAACCTTCAATTTAACAATCCTCAAAATAAGTTTTTATAGACAAATAAAAGTTTTTTTTTTGCATTTATTTTTTTTTAAGATTTGCAACATAATTTTTTTCAATAAAATATTTACATCGTTCTTATTTAGAACTATCACGACTATAGAATTTTGTGCGTAATTCAACGTTAAAGCGATACTATATATTTTTTTTCAACAAGACAAACAAATTATAAAAAAAACACGTAGTAATATACAAGTAAACTTAGCAGTAACATGTACCATGCTTTTTAAAGTGGTTAATTTTTGGTTAAGACAACTGCAAAGCAATCTCTATTTTTTACTACAACAACGAAACATGAACACTGTTTATAAAAAATAGAACGATGCAACAGGACACATTATTTATGAACCGTATTCTATTGAAGCTCATAATAGCATCCCTCTTTCTGCTCGCAGGTACACAACCTTTGATCGCAGCTTCTCCCACTCACGTACGCATTGCATATATTGAAGGAGGACCATTCTGGCTTTACGACAGAACCTATACCGCCTTCAAGAAAGCGCTAAGCACTTACACTGACATCAAGCCAACCTACGTAGAAAAATTCAGCATTGGTTGGGATTCTTCCCCAGAAATCCTAAAAAAAACAGCCCAGACTATCTCTGAAAGAGAAGATCTGGACCTAATTATCGCAGCCGGAACTGCAGCAAGTAAGGCCATGCAATCGGCCACTAATAAAAGAGTTCCGGTTATTGGTATTGGTATCGCTGATCCGATCGCAGCAAATCTAGTTCGAACGAATAACGAATCAGGAGCGCCGAATTTTATCTGTAGAATCACACCGGACAGATGGAAGAATATGTATAGAGTTTTTTACGATGTAGTCCGCTTTAAACACCTTGGACTCATGTACAGTAAAGATGAATATGGAAAACTCTACGCTGCGGTCTCCGATGCAGAGCAAGTTGCAAAGGAATTGGGATTTTCTCTTGTAATTAAAGAAATTGATGATGAAAGCACAGAATCTTGTACGGAAGGACTAAAGTGGCTTTCAGAAAATGGTGCTGATGCCTTTTTCATGGGACCATTGTTATGCTTTGACTGGTCACTGCAGGACATCACACCAACAATGAATTATATTAACAACGAATTAAAGCTGCCTACTTTTGCACGTGATGGCTCTGCTTTTGTTCAAGGCGGTGCACTCATGGGATTTGCCTCATGGAATATCGACCCGATCGGACGCCGTATCGCAAGCATGGCGCACCAAGTTGTAAAGGGTAAGCCGATCAATCAAATAGCGCTCCGAGATACAACAGAACCAACTATCGCTGTTAATCTTGAGACAGCGCTCAAAGTTGACATTGATCTTCCACTTGATCTGCTCATCGTTGCAGATGAAATTTACGAAACGACATCAACACCTTCATTTAATTAATCCATGTCACGTGCAATCAAAAAACTGTTCACAGCCTCATTAATTCTTATTGCCTGTGTCCAACTCTTCACACTCATGCTCTCTTCTTCGACATTGAGAACAGAGCTCACACGTATTTCGCTTTCCAGTTACAAAGGTATTGCAACTCAACTTGAGGCAACTATTGAACGTGGTCTGCGATTTGGGCGTCCGTTAGATGGATTTGCTTCCATGCAATCACATTTATCCAAGGCAAAGAGTATGGCTGGAGATATTGAGGCGCTGCACATTACCGATCCAGACGGAAAAGTCCTCTACACAACGGCACCTGTCACCCCAACCGCCTTTAAGGATCTGGAGCAAAATTCTCTTACTGACGAGTGGCTAAAGGACGGTGATTCTCGACTCACCATACGCCCACTGTATGGGTACAAAAATGAAAAGAAGGGATTTCTTGTAGTTAAAATCGGAACACACGGAATCACTCAGACCGTACGAGATTTTTTGTACACCACAGGATTAATTTCCACGGTTATCTCGTTTATAACTGCAGGGCTACTTTTCGCACGGTTGCTTTTCTGGAAAGCCCAATCACACATTAACCCACTAGCTGACAAAAAGTTCCGAACTACCCTGTTCGTCTTTTTTTCCATCAGCCAAGTTGCATATGGAATCACGACATACCACCTGTTCAACCAAAAATTGGACATTTCTACAAACCAAAAGCTCTTACAAGTTAGTGATTCTCTTACATACAGCCTTGAATATCTTCTTGATAAGCGCATTAATATCGCAAAACTTCACGGCACCACAAAAGAACTTAAAGAACTTATAACCAAAACTCCTGAATTGATTGGTGCAAGTCTGAGCTTTATTGAAGGTACTCCCAAGTCCTATGGAAATGTCACAGGAAAAAATATTACTATTCCTATTTCATCGGGAAAGTTCACTAATGCAGTAGAAAGAAAAAGACATGGGACGCTGAAACTTTATGTAAATACAGCAGCACAACAGAAAATCCTGACTTCTGTTGCCCTGAACATGGGAACAACACTCGTCATAGGCTTGCTTCTCCTTGGTGAACTTGCATCGCTTTTTGCGGAAAAAAACACCACAACACATCCCCAAACTACCACACCAGACAGCATAAGCACTCTAATAAGAGGTCTTTGTTTCATCTTCTTTTTCGGTTTTGATATGGTGCTGACATTTGCTCCGCTTGCCGCACGAAATCTAAATACTGCAACATCTGGAATCTCAAATAGCCTTGCAGGCAGCCTACCTATTTCGTGTGAGATGGCAGCAGCCGGCTTAGGAATATTTCTTGTTGGATTTTTAAGTGATAAATACCGCTGGTCTTCTCTTTTCACAACAGGTGTAATTTTCGCAACTGCTGGTTGCGTCTTTGGCGGTGCATCAACTAGCATCATCCCCTTTATTGTCGCCCGTGCACTTGCAGGACTTGGCTTCGGAATCGCTATCATGGCGGCACAGCTCAGCCTTGTAAGCTTAGAAAACAAAGCACAAGGTATGGGGAACATGTTTGCCGGAATATTAGCAGGAAGCCTTTGCGGTTCCGCTGCTGGAGCAATGCTCAGCGACCTATTTAACTATCAAATGGTATTCTATACCTCTGCCATATTCTGCGCATTTGCTCTTCTCCTTATCAAACCAGCAGCAAAAGTCAGTATAGAAACAAGCTGCCAGACCACCTCCACAGAATCTTCTTTAGACACTGTTCTTAGCCTTATAAAAACCCCAAAAATGTGGTCTACACTCATATTGGCAGGTTTACCTATTGCCATCTCTCTTTCTGGCTTTCTGTATTATTTTGTTCCCATTTTTTTAAACAACCAGGGAATAAATCAAGCCGATATTGGAAGGCTGTTCATGATCTACAGCCTTTGCATCATCTATCTTGGCCCTGTGCTTGGCTCTAAAATAGACAAAAGCAACAAAGCCTTTTTGTACACCACTATTGCTGTAATTCTTTCTGGAGCCGCACTTCTTATTGCAACGGCTTATCCAACCTTACCCGGATTTTCTGTAAGTGTTGCAATAACAGGCATTGCCCAATGCATCGCTGGATCAAGCGTGCTTCTCTATGTTCTGGCACTTCCAGGACTCCAAAAAAACAACAAAGAAAAGATGGCTTCCCTTTTCAGGCTCCTTGAACGTTCTGGACAGATTGCTGGGCCACTGCTCTTTGGTGTCATTGCAACAAGAAAAAGTTCATTGCAGGGAGTTTGCCTTACTGGCGTAACTTTCATTATTGCAGGATCGTTCTTCTATTTCATTGCAAATTCAAAACTTTTACTAAAATTGCTTTCTAAGGGGAAATTATGAGATTAGCGATTTTTTCAAAGGCCGACATTATCGGTGCATACAACCTGAACGCTTTGCTCAGTAATATTAAAAAATTAGCATCTGAAGTTACTATTTACCTTTCAGACAAAGTTTTTCCAAACGAGCGTGGATTTCAGCCAGTCGACACACTCACATTTTGCGAACGAGATTACCCCTTAACTCAACTGTTTCCTTCTCTTGAAAAACAGGAAAACAGAAACTCAAACTTACTCACCTTTCAAGAATTGAGCGCTGCATATAGTGCCAGAGTTGTATACATGGGAGACAACATTACTCCTGCCTGCAAAGAAGACATTAAAAATTTTGCTCCGGATCTTATCGTATCCATTCGACATGATTTCATTTTACCTACAGAAATTTTAGAAAGTGCTCGCATCGGCTGCATAAACACCCATCCGGGTAAACTTCCTTACTTCAGAGGGCTTTGCACACCTTTCTGGGCAATGCTTGAAAAGCAAGAAATTGCATATTGCACAGTACACCAAATGACAAAGAAGGTTGATTGCGGTCCTATTTTAGCACTCTCCCCATGGAAGCTGGATTATTCACGGTCATTGCTTTGGAATACAATTCAAATATATCAGCAAGGTATTAACGATCTTATTTCAATATTACACGACAGTTCACATACCGTTTGCACTATCTCAAAAAGTTGCAACGACGAATCAAAGGCTCGTTACTTTGGAGCCCCGTCAGCAGAAGAATTTAAGGCATTTTCCACATCTGGAAATATTGTAATTAATGAAGAAGATTATCAAAAAATTGTTGAGCCGTTCTATAACCGTTTTACACCAGCCTCTCCCGTCCTACCTCATAATGGGACTGCTGTTTATAATCACAGTCTGTAATTAAGCGGGAAAACATATGTCGATATGCAAAAAATTTAGTCTACTCATTATCACTGCTCTTGCTTTTCTTGCTCTGGGCGTCGGCTTCTTCAGCTCGCATAGTGTAGAAAAAAGCATGGGGGAAGCCCAACTCCAAGGTGTGAAGAACAGTGTTGCGCTTGGCACATTGAATGCGCAAAGCTTACACCGTACTCTTTTTGACTGGCGCATTCAGGAAGCTTCTCATACGAAGAAAAACCTACAAAGCATTCAAGCTATGATTGCAAACATCATTAAGCAGGCACCAAACCGCCCCTTAAAGGATGTGCTTAAGTCATTCCCCCTACCAGCAGGTCTAACTCTATTTGCATATAACAAAAACTCCTCCATCGTTGCCAAATCCGGTGAAGACATTCCTGCATTAAAATACTTTTCTACAATACAGGACATCAAAGGCCACTATGTGGCTAACAGGATGTATTCACTTGCCAAAAAAGGAAAAACTGCAACTTCTCTTGTCACTATAAAAGACAATACAAACCAAAAATACTTTGGAACACACCAATGGATTCCTGAATGGAACGTAGTTATAGGAATATGGACCGATATTGGAAAAATACAGAACAAAGAAAATGTTCTATTTAAAGCTCTTACAACAAATCTTTCCAGCACATTGCAAACTATTAATCACGGAAATTCCGGTTATGTTTTCATTATGGATGCTTCTGGAAAACTTATTGTTCCGGCACCAGATCTGCCGGATGATATCTCCTCATTATCAAATACTGAAACAAATAACTCCTTATTCTCCGATTTAAAGCAAGCAGCTTTAACTCCTGATAAAGCCATTACTTGCAGCCTTCCTCTCAAATCGCTTAGCGTAAACAGCGGTAGAAGATGGATCGCGTATGTTAATTCAATCAAGCCATTACAATGGTACATTGTAGGGGTTGCATACCTTGATGAAATTCAAGGACCGGGAAAAAGTCTCTCCCTCCGGCTGTTCTTTGCAATGCTGGGAGGTACGCTTCTAGTTACCGCTGGTACCATTTTCCTCTCCCGCAAGTTAACAACACCTCTTCAATTACTTGCGCAATATGCACATAACGTCCCTAATCAAGATTTCATGCAGGAAGAAAAGCAAGATCCACTGCTGAAACAGATGGCTTCTGCTGAATCAGCAGATGAAATCCGACGGCTTGCCGCTTCATTCTTATATATGGACAGTGCACTAAGAGCACGAGTGAAAGAACTCATGGCAACAAACGCTCAAAAAGAGCGTCTTACAGGTGAACTCAATGCAGCTCATGACATTCAAATGGGGTTACTCCCAGATCATCTTCCACCAGAACGCATGGGGAATTGTGGTGAAATTGACGCATACTTAACTCCGGCCAAAGAAATCGGCGGAGATTTATACGATTTCTTCATGCTCGACGAAAAAAGACTTTGCATCGTTATTGGTGATGTTTCAGACAAAGGAGTTCCCGCAGCTCTCTTTATGAGCATGACTATGACTCTCATCCGATCCGGCGTGCATCAGTACACCCATCCAGCAAAGCTCATGGAGATTATTAACAATACATTGGGGATGGATAACCCAAAATGTATGTTTGTCACTCTCTTTATTGGCATTCTTGATATTAGCAGTGGTGAACTGAAATATGCGAATGGCGGGCATAACCCTCTATTACTTCTTCAAACAGACAGCTCGGCCCCGAAATGGCTTGAAGGGCTAAGCGGTCCT encodes:
- the sctE gene encoding type III secretion system translocon subunit SctE, with amino-acid sequence MAIDRLPNPSVAPGYTPGVDGVAAGEHSKKGAPRQVEASIPSDTSKTVQSKPPLPVPVKGLAGVSLETLVDSISEKERRQGIKGSIDQVKSSSKNRMELLEKRVKELEKAAKKSKVSGWLKALKWIGIILGAVVAAAAVVATGGAASAVVMGVVAGIALCNEIASEASGGKVSLGAGLTALLKECGVPDKIANILGPVLVGVAMLAASIGAGAAGVIASRAASTAATVGANAAKVASQTAATASKVASTASRVASVLKRAMVALHNASKWTNLAQGAVSVSSGSLGIADSVQKYEAALAQIKTIKIDALLEKLRAMDEQELDHINKMMDVLNDTLKSVKQIVDKGNESMATIVGGTPAMA
- a CDS encoding SycD/LcrH family type III secretion system chaperone, which translates into the protein MSTMIEEQTMVEEQDELLAKALKAVLEDGAVLSELQGISEDDMEHTYAFAYEKYMAGNYKDAFEVFKLLTLMNHLESRFWLGLAGCAQELEALDIAIEAYAMAGFLEPENPIISLFGGTCLYKVGNFEAAKLALEAGVELAAESDQDLDAYVARAQATLEQMQSVGE
- a CDS encoding DUF5320 domain-containing protein, producing MNIENLLNEVDMLEEQLEALNEQREELTSILGQSEFATYEEALAAAPAEVQEAMKNCQREAERAGAENVRVVEPVSSAKAPMNRRGMMRV
- a CDS encoding STAS domain-containing protein, whose product is MNEENRIKITEEVVGTSLLMHLSGHLDVVSGSILEKNLAHHILSDRIAVVIDMEGVEYLSSAGLRTLLLMVKQSRRYGTQLFFCNLSSFVKDIFEVSGFNALLTIFETQEGALKQAESLR
- a CDS encoding STAS domain-containing protein — protein: MKVAFDKVESIGILHAEGSLDASTAQQFEVLCIEHIEYDGSKTVINFENVSYISSAGLRSILMLMKKVKMQRGEIIFCNLSSTIYDVFKISGFLSILHVEESVQDAISFLETK
- a CDS encoding ABC transporter substrate-binding protein: MNRILLKLIIASLFLLAGTQPLIAASPTHVRIAYIEGGPFWLYDRTYTAFKKALSTYTDIKPTYVEKFSIGWDSSPEILKKTAQTISEREDLDLIIAAGTAASKAMQSATNKRVPVIGIGIADPIAANLVRTNNESGAPNFICRITPDRWKNMYRVFYDVVRFKHLGLMYSKDEYGKLYAAVSDAEQVAKELGFSLVIKEIDDESTESCTEGLKWLSENGADAFFMGPLLCFDWSLQDITPTMNYINNELKLPTFARDGSAFVQGGALMGFASWNIDPIGRRIASMAHQVVKGKPINQIALRDTTEPTIAVNLETALKVDIDLPLDLLIVADEIYETTSTPSFN
- a CDS encoding MFS transporter; this encodes MSRAIKKLFTASLILIACVQLFTLMLSSSTLRTELTRISLSSYKGIATQLEATIERGLRFGRPLDGFASMQSHLSKAKSMAGDIEALHITDPDGKVLYTTAPVTPTAFKDLEQNSLTDEWLKDGDSRLTIRPLYGYKNEKKGFLVVKIGTHGITQTVRDFLYTTGLISTVISFITAGLLFARLLFWKAQSHINPLADKKFRTTLFVFFSISQVAYGITTYHLFNQKLDISTNQKLLQVSDSLTYSLEYLLDKRINIAKLHGTTKELKELITKTPELIGASLSFIEGTPKSYGNVTGKNITIPISSGKFTNAVERKRHGTLKLYVNTAAQQKILTSVALNMGTTLVIGLLLLGELASLFAEKNTTTHPQTTTPDSISTLIRGLCFIFFFGFDMVLTFAPLAARNLNTATSGISNSLAGSLPISCEMAAAGLGIFLVGFLSDKYRWSSLFTTGVIFATAGCVFGGASTSIIPFIVARALAGLGFGIAIMAAQLSLVSLENKAQGMGNMFAGILAGSLCGSAAGAMLSDLFNYQMVFYTSAIFCAFALLLIKPAAKVSIETSCQTTSTESSLDTVLSLIKTPKMWSTLILAGLPIAISLSGFLYYFVPIFLNNQGINQADIGRLFMIYSLCIIYLGPVLGSKIDKSNKAFLYTTIAVILSGAALLIATAYPTLPGFSVSVAITGIAQCIAGSSVLLYVLALPGLQKNNKEKMASLFRLLERSGQIAGPLLFGVIATRKSSLQGVCLTGVTFIIAGSFFYFIANSKLLLKLLSKGKL
- a CDS encoding formyltransferase family protein, which encodes MRLAIFSKADIIGAYNLNALLSNIKKLASEVTIYLSDKVFPNERGFQPVDTLTFCERDYPLTQLFPSLEKQENRNSNLLTFQELSAAYSARVVYMGDNITPACKEDIKNFAPDLIVSIRHDFILPTEILESARIGCINTHPGKLPYFRGLCTPFWAMLEKQEIAYCTVHQMTKKVDCGPILALSPWKLDYSRSLLWNTIQIYQQGINDLISILHDSSHTVCTISKSCNDESKARYFGAPSAEEFKAFSTSGNIVINEEDYQKIVEPFYNRFTPASPVLPHNGTAVYNHSL